ACGAGATCGTAATGTTTTCGATGAAGGAGCACGTTGGCGTTTTCGTTATATGCGGTTGCTCGATCTTCTACGCCGTTCAAAGCTATGTTCTGCTTGCTGAACTCGAAAGCAGGCGTGCTGCGATCGTTTATGGTTACGTCTAAACAGCCAACCTCGTTCGCGACGCGCACGCCGCGTACGCCGGTGCCCGCAAGGGCGTCGAGGTATTTCAGCTTAGCAGGGTCACGAAAAGAAGCTGTAAAAACGGCGATACTGGCGATGTCGATGTCACGGCACAATTCCATCCGGGGATTGTAGAACATGGATTTGGTGAGGTGCTGGGCGGGTACGAGTATGCGGGTGGTGCCTTCGGTGAGTTCGGTGAACATGCTAAAAGGAGATAAGGAAAATGACTAATATAAGTTCGGCGAATGGTAATCGTAGGAAACAGAGCGATGCAGAAATATGCAATAGAGATTTTTTATAGCGACGAGGACGAGAGCTACATTGCGGTGGTTCCCGAGCTGCCCGGCTGCTCGGCGTTCGGCGAGACGGAAGGGGCGGCGTTGCGGGAGGTTAAAATCGCCATCGAGCTCTGGTTAGAAACCGCACAGAAGGAAGGGCGTGAGATACCGAAGCCGCGTGGGAAAGAATTCCTCAATGCGCTTTATGAAACTATCGTTCGCGCTCAACCGCCTCAAAAGGCGTGAAATGGTTCTCCGGACAGGTCAAAAGGACTTGGTGAGATGCTGCGCTGGCACGAGCATGCGGGTGGGTCCTTCGGCTGAGTTCGGTGAACACACACAAGCCAAAAAAACAGGAAAACTTTTTATGATACAGAGCAATAATATAAAAGGAAATGTTGAACGCAATGACACAAATCGACACGTTCGATGAGCTGAAGAAGCTTGCCGAGGAAAGCGAAAAATCGTCTTTGGGCGACTGCTCTCCACGAAAAGACCAAGAGTTTTACTTGTTTAGGGGCACGAAGGAATGCTATCCATTGCTGATGAGTTCTATCCAAGTGTATCTTTCCGTAACGAAAAAAGTCCCTTGTTGGAAAAACACCATCCAGAAGTACGAGCGAAATCTCGTGAATCGGTTTTTAAAGGAGATTGAGCCGTATCGAGAGCTTAATCTCCAGTATCACTGGTATTGCCCGCCCTGCCCAAGGACAGATACGTTCTGGTATCTATCCGTAATGCAGCACTTTGGCTGTCCAACACGA
This region of Methanomicrobia archaeon genomic DNA includes:
- a CDS encoding type II toxin-antitoxin system HicB family antitoxin translates to MQKYAIEIFYSDEDESYIAVVPELPGCSAFGETEGAALREVKIAIELWLETAQKEGREIPKPRGKEFLNALYETIVRAQPPQKA